From the Fictibacillus halophilus genome, the window CGTAAAGGTTTATAAGTCTTCAAAAAAATTTATAAGTCCTCAAAAGATTTTATAAGTCCTCAAAAATTTTTATAAGTCTTCAGCCCAATTCTCCACTTTTTAGCGTAAAAAACACCTCCTGCTATCAGCAAGAGGTGCCCACCCAATCAACTATTCAGCTCTTCCACAAGCAACGAAAGCTCTTCCCATCGCTCCATCGCAGCTTCAAGCTCACTCTCCACTTTTTTCTGCTCAGCCATAAGCTCGCTGATCTTGCCAAAATCGCTTCCTGCAGCAACAATTTCTGCTTCATATTGCTCTTTTTTCTCTTCAAGGTTCATGATTCGCTCTTCAATCGTATCCCAATCTTGCTGATCTTTGTACGAAAGCTTTTTCTTCTTTTCTTTACGATGCTGTGTAGAAGGTTCCGTCACTTCTACAGACGAGGCCTCTTTCTTCACCGCAGCAGTCATTTCATCACGCTCTTTTTTCTCATCCATGTAGTCAGAATAGCTGCCTTGGAACCTTACAATGTTTGCGTTCCCTTCGAATGCAAGAAGATGATCAACGACACGATCTAAAAAGTAGCGGTCATGGGAAACTGTCAACACTACGCCAGGAAAATTTTCTAGATACTCTTCTAAAATCCCTAACGTTTGAATGTCCAAGTCATTTGTGGGTTCATCCAAAAACAGAACGTTCGGCTCTTCCATTAACACTTTTAGCATGTACAAGCGGCGTTTCTCTCCACCAGATAACTTACGAATATACGTATACTGCATATAGCGCGGAAACAGGAAACGTTCGAGCATCTGTTCAGCCGTGATCGTCTGACCATCTACCGTCGTGATGACCTGTGCCGTTTCCTTTATATAATCAACTACGCGCAAGTTTCCGTCGAGCTCTTCGTGATCTTGTGTATAGTAGCCGATCTTAACCGTTTCCCCTACTTCAACAGAACCTGAATCAGGTGCCATTCTGCCGGCTAACATATTTAATAAAGTGGTTTTCCCGCTTCCGTTTGGCCCGATGATTCCAAGTCGTTCACCAGGAACAATTAGATAGTCAAGATTTTTCACAAGCTCTTTCCCATCTAAACTTTTACTCAACCCTTCAACTTCAATCACTTTTTTGCCAAGTCGTTGTGATCCGATCGCAAACTCAACAGATCCTTTTACTGTAGGTCCTGTTTCTTCTTGCAAATTTTCTACGCGTTGAATTCGAGCTTTTTGTTTCGTAGTCCGCGCTTTCGCACCACGGCGTAACCACGCTAATTCGCGGCGAAGAGTGTTTTGACGCTTATCTTCGTTCTGAAGTGCAATCTCTTCACGTTCTGCCTTTTTCTCCAAGTACCTTTCGTAATTTCCCTCATAAACATAAAGTTTTCCATTATCGAGCTCAAAGATATTGTTTGTTACGCGGTTTAGGAAATATCGGTCATGGGTAACCATCAATAAGGCCCCTTTATAGTTTCCTAAGAACGTTTCTAGCCATTCAACCGTTTCATTATCAAGATGGTTTGTAGGCTCGTCCAAAATCAGCAGATCTGCAGGTTGAATGAGTGCTTTTGCAATCGCCACACGCTTCTTTTGCCCACCGCTTAAATGCTTCACTTGACGAGAAAAGTCGCGAAGACCAAGCTTTGTGAGCACCGTTTTAGCGATGGTATTTGCTTCCCATGCCTCATTTTCATCCATCTTTTGCTGACTATTCATCAAACGCTTCAGCTTCTTTTCGTTCGACGGGTCAGATTCTAGATCTAGTAGGGCTTGTTCATATTCACGCATCGTTTTCATGATGAGAGAATCTCCGTAATAGATTTGATCTAAAACGGATAAATCCTCATCAAGTTCGGGCTCTTGGGCCACATATTCGATTTGGAACGTGTTCGCATGCGATAACGTACCGCGTTCTGCTGGTTCGAACCCTGCAATAGCTTTTAATAACGAGGACTTCCCCGTTCCATTCGGTCCGATGAGTCCAATTCTTTGCTTGTCGCTGATCGAAAAAGTGATATCGTCAAACAGCGTTTTTTCACCGTATGTTTTATATAGATTTTCAACTAATAAAATACTCAAA encodes:
- a CDS encoding ABC-F family ATP-binding cassette domain-containing protein → MSILLVENLYKTYGEKTLFDDITFSISDKQRIGLIGPNGTGKSSLLKAIAGFEPAERGTLSHANTFQIEYVAQEPELDEDLSVLDQIYYGDSLIMKTMREYEQALLDLESDPSNEKKLKRLMNSQQKMDENEAWEANTIAKTVLTKLGLRDFSRQVKHLSGGQKKRVAIAKALIQPADLLILDEPTNHLDNETVEWLETFLGNYKGALLMVTHDRYFLNRVTNNIFELDNGKLYVYEGNYERYLEKKAEREEIALQNEDKRQNTLRRELAWLRRGAKARTTKQKARIQRVENLQEETGPTVKGSVEFAIGSQRLGKKVIEVEGLSKSLDGKELVKNLDYLIVPGERLGIIGPNGSGKTTLLNMLAGRMAPDSGSVEVGETVKIGYYTQDHEELDGNLRVVDYIKETAQVITTVDGQTITAEQMLERFLFPRYMQYTYIRKLSGGEKRRLYMLKVLMEEPNVLFLDEPTNDLDIQTLGILEEYLENFPGVVLTVSHDRYFLDRVVDHLLAFEGNANIVRFQGSYSDYMDEKKERDEMTAAVKKEASSVEVTEPSTQHRKEKKKKLSYKDQQDWDTIEERIMNLEEKKEQYEAEIVAAGSDFGKISELMAEQKKVESELEAAMERWEELSLLVEELNS